Genomic DNA from Theileria equi strain WA chromosome 4 map unlocalized gcontig_1105316255033, whole genome shotgun sequence:
GCTCCAAGGATCATTAAGGTGAGTTTACACATGTTGTATCATGGCTTTGCAGATGTATGCCAATCGCCCAGAATTCGATTTTTCTGAAGCTGACAGTGTAGAGCCTGACCAAGTCATTGAGTTAAAGCCACAAGAAGAGGCCTCCGTTGACAAGGTCAACCTAAGGGGGACAAAGTTTGCGCACGTGAAGAGTATGCAGGTGTTTGTCGTGGAGAACATGGATGACAGTCTGCAAACGTTTATCAATGAGATTGGAATTTGGGGAAACGTCCATCCAAACTATAGGTCGGATCACTTGTACTAGCTAGGGTAGCAACACGGCACCTGTCATAATTTTGTACTATACAAACGCATTACTTAAAGAGACTCAAGTTTCTGCTTATTGAGACGTTCAATTGTAGCCTTGATTGAGCTGGCAGCTGAGGTGGCCAATGACCAGGCACCACCGGCGATCTTCTTCTTGCATCCCTTGCATTGCCAGATACCAACAGCCTTGCGTCTTGTGGCGTCCTGTATGATTTGTATTCATGTCTCAGAGGCAACGGATAATAAAAACTTACTTTACCACAAAATGGGCAGTTGTAGGAGGCATGCTGCAAAAGCTCGATCTTTTTAGCTTGCTTCCTGAGAGAAGCACCGTAACGTGTTCCGTATTTACCGGCCAAACCGACCTATAATGGTTTAATGAAGCGTGGCCCATAAAAAAGCAGATTAACGGGGCATATGCTCTAGACAACAAACCTTTTTTGTACGCTTGGccattttaaatctttgtGGTTACAAACGACGAATACTTATTTTAAATTAGGAAATTTACGATTAAAATTATTTAAATTAATAAGAAATGGTCCCTTGACCGTATCTCGACATGAGAACATGATTCTCATGGGGGCGCTTTGTTGGTGGCCTCCGGGGCCCCGAAAGGTCATAATGGCCAGGGGTATGCTgtttttacacatttatcaccattattGAGAATGTATCTAACATATACAGGTGCTGCCAACTAACACCGAATTTTGGCGACAAGCCGAGAAGCAGACACACAGAGAAACTGTTGCCTTCAACTTCTAAGAACAAGCATATCTAACAAGAAAGTGTAGCCTTACGAGATTAAGTTGACCCCTAGGCGACTTAAGAGGGCATACCGACGAGTATGTTGTTAACGGGAATGAAGAGTAGCTTCACGAAATAGCCAATAAATCCCATAATTAAAAATCCGACACCGCAAGCGTTGAGAATTCTCATGTATTCCTTACGATCTGGCTTCGTACATTTACGAACTAGACGTGTGCTTCCATTGACAAAGTCAATAACGACACGTACAGAATACCCGGCTGGATTTGAGGTATCTAGCAAGAATTTTGGTAGCTGAAGCTTCATCTTTTCTGAGGCGTTACTTTAAATATATGCTGATTGTATAGTTTGTGTACAATATGTGGCCCTGGAACAAATGTAGTTATACCAACATAATCAcaatttttacaaaatacaTGTATTCTATACAAAATTGAGGTTTAGAGTGGCATACTCTTCATTTACATGACAATTAATCTCCCATGGGGTCAACGTTCAACACACTGGGATGTTACACATTGTAAAGTGAGTAGCGCTTCTGCCAATCGCAATGGCATATCATCGATCTACCCGTTTCCCTCTAAAACTTCCGACTGTTACCGTAATTTGGTTCAGAGATTCACGATCTTCATGAGTGGCCCTTGAACGTCACCTGGTCTTTGTAGTAGTAGCACAGTTACTTTTGTTATTTGTAAAGACTACAACTGATCGGTCAGAATATGTTTAAAAAGAGTACGGTCGAGTAGTTGGCCATGGCTGGCCATAATCGCTAGAGATGGCTTCATACCTACCAAGTCTAGCGTTTGCTTGTATATCAATTACCATATTAGTACTAACCTAGCTTTACGTAGTGTGAGCAAATATGCTGCCCCTTTGCTAGTCCAGGGTGACGTCCATGCTCATTCAATATCTTTAATATTTGTGTTTTGTATACTTTTATTTATAACAATACTTccttttatattttaccTGTGTTTTATAGGGAGGTTGAATGCCTAGCTGGTCACTTTCCTCTCACAGACTGTCGTTATAGATATTTGGGTTTATATGATGCCTTTACCCTTTGATAGCATGTCTATGCTGAAGATACCTTTATAATGTATGTACATTATTGCAAAAATACCTACACATCTCTGGAATAACTCTTTAATATGGAAATGTGTACGTAACTTCCAGGAGTATCGACATGGAAAGCGTAAACTCTGTGGGAAATGATGATTTGCGAACCAGATACCTCTATGAAAAGTATGTCCTTCGTACTCACCTAATTGAGCAGGCAGTTGGTTACTCCAAAGGCTCCAGCTACAAGAGGCTAGTCGCTCTGCAAAATGACCTTAACAGGGGACTATACAGAAATTTTGAACGGGAATCCATTCAAAGAGATGCGAATATGGCTCTCTTGAGAAAGGACTGCCGAGAAGCTAACTTTGCAGAGTACATACCGTCATCATATGATGACCTGGACTATGCACATTACAGGAGGATCCAGGGGCGATCAACACATGCAGAAGCAACGGACTTTAGGTATACTGGTGCAGGTATAAATCCTGATATTATTGAAACTCAAGATGGGAAATGGAATACAGACACATCACAGGTTGCTAGAATTACGGTAAAGGAGATAAATTTGGATTCAATATGCAACACAGACTCTAGATATAGTTCAATAGTAAACCAAAACTTGGAATCTTATAGAGAGCCTTCCGTAGTGGAAGAACTGGTGAAGAATGGTATGTCACCCATGGAGGTAGCTAGGCTTTCTGACGTGTTCCAGCATCCCTTGGTATTTCGCAAGGTATCACAATCCATCATACCATGGCTAAAGGAACAAACAATAATGGGCTATTGGAACAACAATGTTTCTTTATTTATCCTTTGTCTGACGATTGCAATAAGTGTAGGAAGTGTGGAAACAATTTTCAAGCTTAATGATACTTGGGGTATGGTCTTTTTACTCACATATTTACTATCATATATTCTTGTTGTACAACCCATGATTTGTTTTGAGTTAACTACAGGACAATTGTACAGAGCGGGCCCGTCTGCCATTTTTGATAAGCTTGTTAGTGGCTGCGGAGGTATTGGAACCACAATGGTGTTACTGTGTATTATTTCCGGATGCATAGCATGTGGAAGAACGTCAGCAGAGTACATGatttattttataaatgtgttCAAGAAGAGAATGCCCTGGAAAATTACGGGTGAGGATATGGAAAAATGTGCAACGGCTGGAGCTTCCTTGACAAAGTGTAAACAATTTGGTCCATTATGTGCATttgttgatggaaaatgtagttttaaCGCAATAGGAAAGGCTTATTTAGCGTATCAAGATGCATTTGACAATGACAATGCTTCAATAAACAGCATTAATGTAGACCTTGTCTATGGAATGATTGGTACATACTCCCTTGTTTGGATTCTTCAGATGTTCGGATTAacaaattttacattttcagCATTTATTATACTtattcttttgttttttttgGTGCACATGCAGTTATATAGTACGTTGGTCTTGGATGGTGCAACGGACTATTTGTGGGATTCTTTTTCGAATATAAAGTTTTCActgatatttcaaaatagCAGAATATGGTCTCATTCAATACGTTGCTGCATTTACGAATATATAGTGGGAAATGGAATTTACAGTACACTTGCCTCTAAATCTAGAATAGGCTATGATTTATCTAATGAAGCAGTAGGTGTGGGTCTCTGCTCAGGTTACGTTACAAGTTTGGTTTTTATTACTGCTTCTGCCATAGTAGGCTATTACAGTAAGATTTTAAAGACTCAACCTTCTGATATTTTGTGGCTGCTTAAACAGAATTGCAGCTTTATTTTGTTACCTTTGGGGTTTCCTAATTCTAGAAACATGGAAAGGACTCTTTTGGTTTTACTTTTTGGATGTGGTTCCATCCTAATTTGCGCAACCCTTGCAATTCAGATTGAGGTTCTGGTTGTGTCTATAGTTCGTTTATCGGTTGTTAAAATACACAGAAGATATATTTCTACAATTGTTTGCATTCTTTTGCTAATTTTAAGTATTCCACTTTGCTCTCGTAGTGGTAAGAGAGTGATTTGGTTTTTAGAAATTGCAGTCGGTGATTTGGGAAGGGTTTTTATGGTTTTAATGTCTTGCATTGTAATTGGATGGCTTTATGGAACACAAATACAGATTCAGCACGTGGGAAAAGTTCCattgtatatttttaatggGACTTTCTGGGTTGCCAATATTATAGTTGCGCTCTGTGAAACATTTGATGAAACAGTAAAAATGCCAATTTGGTGGCTGGTTAGGTTTATATCGATAATTTTTGCAACTATAATAGCGGTTCTCTCCTATAAGTACAAGATTGGTGGATCATTAAATGAAGTTGGAGAAAAGAATGTTACAGCAATTAATGAAGGAGAATCCATAGCTAGGGACTCCCCTTTAGAATCTATCCAACAAAGTGGAGATTTGCCAATTAAAACAATCTTGTACTATCTTTATTTTGGAAACATTGAGCATTTTAGAAGCCAGGTGTGTAGAATCACGCCTATGAATAGAGTAGGAGGGGTTTCCATGACGATTTTATGGTCAATCTCCATAAAGTGGGTCGCTTCATGTCTTCTTTCCAATACGCTGGCGGATGTGCTTGAAGAAGTAATTTCCGATGATATCGCAATGACAATAAATGAGGTCTCCAAAACAAGTAAATGGCCCACCTTGGGCATTTGGGGGATGTTTGTATTCATTATAATTTCGTTTCCGTTTATAAAGGtgagtttatatttttatataaatgtattTTGTAGAAATACCTCGCTAAATATGGATATGTACTAAAGGGACGTTTTATGGTAGATTTGAAGGATCTACCAGCGTGTCCTCCAAAGACGCATGTTTTATCTCAGTTACATCCcaagaatattttcaagGAGTTTTTGGCTCCGCGCCATAAAATGTTATAAAATTGTTTGTAGAGCTTCTCTGGTAATACCATTATAGAGTCGCTTCTGTGCTGCAAGTTCCAATGATTGCTTATGCAGCTGCGATACTAGGTCTACGGATGATTCCAAATTCTTGAATGGGTCAAAGTTGAATGTTTCCACTGGGTCTAAACCATCAAGTACACCAACACCAATGTCAAGCCTTGTTGGAATGTTCCTTCTCTTTTTAACTCGTGTTCTTTTGGGCACTGATACTGATACATCTGTTTCCTTAAATGTAGCTCCCAAATAATCCTTGAGTACCTGTGATGATTCATGTGTGAATGAAAACATAAGTCTATCGCCAACATATTCTACAGTTGCACCAGAAGATTTGACAAGGTTGCTTAGATTGGTCAAGGATTTATCAAAGTCCTTGAAGAGACTAGTGTCCATACCTAGAGACATTAATTCTGCTGCATTCATTTCATAGAGCCCAGATGATAATCTTTCTAGAACATTTCCAAGTACCAAATCTATCTTGTTGTGCTTCTTGAGCCTTCCAAACTTTAGACCTTTCCTGTAAGTTTGTAGCATCTTTTCCAATGTGTTGTTTTCTGGTTCATTCATATTTACAgcttcatcattttcaacTGTTCTTGATTTTTTGAgtctcttcttctttgttCTGTTAACCATTATATTACTCTCAAATGGATCCTTTGAAAAATCGAGTGTTGCCTCATCATCCATTGGGAAATCTGTATCAACTGTAGACTGAGCTTGGTGTGTATCTACAACAAAACCTTGTGGAACGTATGAGGAAATATCTCTCAACCTTTGCTCAGGTAATTTAAAGAGGTTTACCGCCATTTGAAGACGATCTTTTGCGATTGTTCCATCTCCTACAGACTCACAAATGAGCAGCGGTGGATTAATACGCACATTTGCAATGTTTAGCAGATCTGAAAGTTTTTGTAGCGACAAAATATCCTGAGGAAGGTTTTTACACATGCTTTCTGATCTTCCGAGGATTACAGCAGAATCT
This window encodes:
- a CDS encoding conserved hypothetical protein (encoded by transcript BEWA_014430A), which gives rise to MESVNSVGNDDLRTRYLYEKYVLRTHLIEQAVGYSKGSSYKRLVALQNDLNRGLYRNFERESIQRDANMALLRKDCREANFAEYIPSSYDDLDYAHYRRIQGRSTHAEATDFRYTGAGINPDIIETQDGKWNTDTSQVARITVKEINLDSICNTDSRYSSIVNQNLESYREPSVVEELVKNGMSPMEVARLSDVFQHPLVFRKVSQSIIPWLKEQTIMGYWNNNVSLFILCLTIAISVGSVETIFKLNDTWGMVFLLTYLLSYILVVQPMICFELTTGQLYRAGPSAIFDKLVSGCGGIGTTMVLLCIISGCIACGRTSAEYMIYFINVFKKRMPWKITGEDMEKCATAGASLTKCKQFGPLCAFVDGKCSFNAIGKAYLAYQDAFDNDNASINSINVDLVYGMIGTYSLVWILQMFGLTNFTFSAFIILILLFFLVHMQLYSTLVLDGATDYLWDSFSNIKFSLIFQNSRIWSHSIRCCIYEYIVGNGIYSTLASKSRIGYDLSNEAVGVGLCSGYVTSLVFITASAIVGYYSKILKTQPSDILWLLKQNCSFILLPLGFPNSRNMERTLLVLLFGCGSILICATLAIQIEVLVVSIVRLSVVKIHRRYISTIVCILLLILSIPLCSRSGKRVIWFLEIAVGDLGRVFMVLMSCIVIGWLYGTQIQIQHVGKVPLYIFNGTFWVANIIVALCETFDETVKMPIWWLVRFISIIFATIIAVLSYKYKIGGSLNEVGEKNVTAINEGESIARDSPLESIQQSGDLPIKTILYYLYFGNIEHFRSQVCRITPMNRVGGVSMTILWSISIKWVASCLLSNTLADVLEEVISDDIAMTINEVSKTSKWPTLGIWGINTSLNMDMY
- a CDS encoding protein translocation complex gamma subunit, putative (encoded by transcript BEWA_014420A), coding for MKLQLPKFLLDTSNPAGYSVRVVIDFVNGSTRLVRKCTKPDRKEYMRILNACGVGFLIMGFIGYFVKLLFIPVNNILVDMLVLRS
- a CDS encoding 60S ribosomal protein L37a, putative (encoded by transcript BEWA_014410A) is translated as MAKRTKKVGLAGKYGTRYGASLRKQAKKIELLQHASYNCPFCGKDATRRKAVGIWQCKGCKKKIAGGAWSLATSAASSIKATIERLNKQKLESL